Proteins from a genomic interval of Zingiber officinale cultivar Zhangliang chromosome 1B, Zo_v1.1, whole genome shotgun sequence:
- the LOC121974326 gene encoding uncharacterized protein LOC121974326, whose amino-acid sequence MMEVLRQNDNQLIVFKLENKATCEEKKDHASPFPEKESRFVDRSLDMFMDDKASTRRNQIKSETSEAMLKIPPDRSGLIEEDTKLYLDKAVAYLEQPDTKVLSNSEVCPVIRNSHFDEGLVSHNTVLFEHNEVKDISAINKNSDLNGQVIVGPLNSIQDLKQQTAIEKSTEDQNSPKLIVLDVKTSTLDLVKNHKFSPNITLEELLLKEGSDKDHCQADAISLDFSRNHQHCIDHEKVEKTKTEEACSMTTTSSIVDPKSDENTGVDKYPSVDTSELLREGCSTFPEMTFESTRSDHSGTESIPHAGVELIVSKAEAAIAMDKGEIRDGQEPLQVPNLTFNSTSTNHSKTEGNLTDVLVNRSVSEAEAMAVRAEKGDNTDFQESLKVPSPTCDSTLDDHSETEANVPVDEVELIVPEVEPTAAVKEKKASTVCQESLHVQKFSVPQLAVLDATADPPRSSFSHSYGADLIISGPRTSSEHIPYSGSISMRSESSTTSTRSFAFPVLQREWNTSPVKMAKARKHRWRFGLGCCKI is encoded by the exons ATGATGGAAGTCCTGAGACAAAATGACAACCAGTTGATTGTGTTCAAGTTAGAAAATAAGGCTACATGTGAAGAAAAAAAAGATCATGCATCACCTTTTCCAGAAAAAGAGAGCCGATTTGTAGATCGTTCGCTGGATATGTTCATGGACGACAAAGCTTCAACTAGAAGAAACCAGATTAAATCTGAAACTTCTGAAGCTATGCTTAAGATTCCTCCAGATAGGTCTGGTTTAATCGAAGAAGATACTAAATTATACTTGGATAAAGCTGTTGCATATCTTGAACAACCAGACACAAAAGTTCTTTCCAACTCTGAAGTATGCCCTGTTATAAGAAACAGTCACTTTGATGAAGGCTTAGTCTCTCATAATACTGTTTTGTTTGAGCATAATGAGGTCAAAGATATCTCTGCAATAAATAAGAATAGTGATCTAAATGGACAAGTCATAGTGGGTCCTCTGAACTCCATACAAGATTTGAAGCAACAAACAGCAATCGAAAAGTCTACTGAGGATCAAAACTCCCCTAAATTAATCGTACTTGATGTAAAAACAAGCACACTAGACCTGGTCAAAAATCACAAATTTTCTCCAAATATTACTTTAGAAGAGTTGCTCTTGAAAGAAGGTTCTGACAAAGATCACTGCCAAGCGGATGCAATCTCCTTGGACTTCAGCAGAAATCACCAACATTGTATTGATCATGAGAAAGTCGAGAAG ACTAAAACTGAAGAGGCATGCTCCATGACAACAACTTCATCCATTGTTGACCCCAAGTCCGATGAGAACACTGGAGTCGACAAGTATCCTTCTGTTGATACATCAGAGTTATTGAGAGAGGGATGTTCTACATTCCCTGAAATGACTTTTGAATCCACTCGTTCTGACCACAGTGGAACTGAGAGCATTCCCCATGCCGGGGTGGAGCTTATTGTGTCTAAAGCAGAAGCAGCAATTGCCATGGATAAAGGGGAAATTAGAGATGGGCAAGAGCCATTGCAGGTTCCGAACCTTACCTTTAATTCCACAAGTACCAATCACAGTAAAACTGAGGGAAATCTTACTGATGTCCTGGTGAACCGTTCCGTGTCTGAAGCAGAAGCAATGGCTGTCAGGGCGGAGAAAGGAGACAACACAGACTTTCAAGAATCCTTGAAGGTTCCAAGTCCTACTTGTGATTCCACACTTGATGACCACAGTGAAACTGAGGCTAATGTTCCTGTTGACGAGGTGGAGCTGATTGTGCCCGAGGTAGAACCAACAGCTGCCGTCAAGGAGAAAAAAGCAAGCACAGTTTGTCAAGAATCCTTACATGTTCAAAAGTTTTCTGTCCCTCAATTGGCCGTTCTTGATGCCACAGCTGATCCGCCACGAAGTTCCTTCTCTCACAGTTATGGTGCAGACTTGATTATTTCTGGTCCAAGAACATCTTCAGAGCATATTCCATACTCTGGTAGCATTTCTATGCGTTCTGAAAGCAGCACAACGAGTACTCGTTCCTTTGCCTTCCCAGT ATTACAAAGAGAGTGGAATACCAGTCCAGTGAAAATGGCTAAAGCTAGGAAGCATCGATGGAGATTCGGACTCGGTTGCTGTAAAATCTAA